Proteins encoded in a region of the Anguilla anguilla isolate fAngAng1 chromosome 10, fAngAng1.pri, whole genome shotgun sequence genome:
- the LOC118206371 gene encoding growth arrest and DNA damage-inducible protein GADD45 gamma-like isoform X1, with product MIGSSTMESIQPTSSVRAQAPPAAGDGLARGVMRAPEVLVQETAVRPQSTGKALEEVLVSAKNNECLTIGVYESAKVMNVDPDSVSFCVLATDEEYECDIALQIHFTLIQAFCFDNDISIVRVNDLQRLVEILGDKAGDLEDAHCVLITNPNEDSWKDPALEKLHLFCEESRSLNDWVPEITLLER from the exons ATG ATTGGCTCGAGCACAATGGAATCCATTCAGCCAACTTCTTCAGTGAGGGCCCAAGCTCCACCTGCCGCAGGGGATGGGCTGGCACGGGGCGTTATGCGGGCTCCTG AAGTCTTGGTTCAAGAGACCGCCGTGAGACCACAGTCCACTGGGAAGGCACTAGAAGAAGTTTTGGTTTCGGCTAAGAACAACGAGTGCCTTACGATCGGCGTCTACGAGTCCGCTAAAGTCATGAATGT TGACCCAGACAGCGTTTCTTTCTGCGTCTTGGCTACCGATGAGGAGTACGAGTGTGACATCGCTCTGCAGATCCATTTCACGCTTATCCAGGCGTTCTGCTTCGACAACGACATCAGCATCGTCAGAGTGAACGACCTGCAGCGACTTGTGGAGATCTTGGGCGACAAAGCCGGCGATCTTGAAGATGCCCACTGCGTTCTGATCACG AACCCAAATGAGGATTCGTGGAAGGACCCAGCTCTGGAGAAGCTGCACCTGTTCTGCGAGGAAAGCCGCAGCCTGAACGACTGGGTGCCTGAAATCACTCTCCTTGAGCGCTGA
- the LOC118206371 gene encoding growth arrest and DNA damage-inducible protein GADD45 gamma-like isoform X4 yields the protein MNVDPDSVSFCVLATDEEYECDIALQIHFTLIQAFCFDNDISIVRVNDLQRLVEILGDKAGDLEDAHCVLITNPNEDSWKDPALEKLHLFCEESRSLNDWVPEITLLER from the exons ATGAATGT TGACCCAGACAGCGTTTCTTTCTGCGTCTTGGCTACCGATGAGGAGTACGAGTGTGACATCGCTCTGCAGATCCATTTCACGCTTATCCAGGCGTTCTGCTTCGACAACGACATCAGCATCGTCAGAGTGAACGACCTGCAGCGACTTGTGGAGATCTTGGGCGACAAAGCCGGCGATCTTGAAGATGCCCACTGCGTTCTGATCACG AACCCAAATGAGGATTCGTGGAAGGACCCAGCTCTGGAGAAGCTGCACCTGTTCTGCGAGGAAAGCCGCAGCCTGAACGACTGGGTGCCTGAAATCACTCTCCTTGAGCGCTGA
- the LOC118206371 gene encoding growth arrest and DNA damage-inducible protein GADD45 gamma-like isoform X2, which yields MESIQPTSSVRAQAPPAAGDGLARGVMRAPEVLVQETAVRPQSTGKALEEVLVSAKNNECLTIGVYESAKVMNVDPDSVSFCVLATDEEYECDIALQIHFTLIQAFCFDNDISIVRVNDLQRLVEILGDKAGDLEDAHCVLITNPNEDSWKDPALEKLHLFCEESRSLNDWVPEITLLER from the exons ATGGAATCCATTCAGCCAACTTCTTCAGTGAGGGCCCAAGCTCCACCTGCCGCAGGGGATGGGCTGGCACGGGGCGTTATGCGGGCTCCTG AAGTCTTGGTTCAAGAGACCGCCGTGAGACCACAGTCCACTGGGAAGGCACTAGAAGAAGTTTTGGTTTCGGCTAAGAACAACGAGTGCCTTACGATCGGCGTCTACGAGTCCGCTAAAGTCATGAATGT TGACCCAGACAGCGTTTCTTTCTGCGTCTTGGCTACCGATGAGGAGTACGAGTGTGACATCGCTCTGCAGATCCATTTCACGCTTATCCAGGCGTTCTGCTTCGACAACGACATCAGCATCGTCAGAGTGAACGACCTGCAGCGACTTGTGGAGATCTTGGGCGACAAAGCCGGCGATCTTGAAGATGCCCACTGCGTTCTGATCACG AACCCAAATGAGGATTCGTGGAAGGACCCAGCTCTGGAGAAGCTGCACCTGTTCTGCGAGGAAAGCCGCAGCCTGAACGACTGGGTGCCTGAAATCACTCTCCTTGAGCGCTGA
- the LOC118206371 gene encoding growth arrest and DNA damage-inducible protein GADD45 gamma-like isoform X3: MTLEEVLVQETAVRPQSTGKALEEVLVSAKNNECLTIGVYESAKVMNVDPDSVSFCVLATDEEYECDIALQIHFTLIQAFCFDNDISIVRVNDLQRLVEILGDKAGDLEDAHCVLITNPNEDSWKDPALEKLHLFCEESRSLNDWVPEITLLER; this comes from the exons ATGACTCTGGAAGAAGTCTTGGTTCAAGAGACCGCCGTGAGACCACAGTCCACTGGGAAGGCACTAGAAGAAGTTTTGGTTTCGGCTAAGAACAACGAGTGCCTTACGATCGGCGTCTACGAGTCCGCTAAAGTCATGAATGT TGACCCAGACAGCGTTTCTTTCTGCGTCTTGGCTACCGATGAGGAGTACGAGTGTGACATCGCTCTGCAGATCCATTTCACGCTTATCCAGGCGTTCTGCTTCGACAACGACATCAGCATCGTCAGAGTGAACGACCTGCAGCGACTTGTGGAGATCTTGGGCGACAAAGCCGGCGATCTTGAAGATGCCCACTGCGTTCTGATCACG AACCCAAATGAGGATTCGTGGAAGGACCCAGCTCTGGAGAAGCTGCACCTGTTCTGCGAGGAAAGCCGCAGCCTGAACGACTGGGTGCCTGAAATCACTCTCCTTGAGCGCTGA